One Ostrea edulis chromosome 2, xbOstEdul1.1, whole genome shotgun sequence genomic region harbors:
- the LOC125681898 gene encoding UPF0462 protein C4orf33 homolog, translating into MTSAYSCWVVLSIIVWISVSIKAYSIPVAITKTWNNLDVNHPPVRLVLAKATGGLEIRVNAPFFNDPSNPGGQPGQPFNGLWDYEVAEAFFLNDRNQYIEIELCPHGQHLVLLLKGYRDSFASQLPMQFSSSINNDTWTGTAFVPDSYFPPKITKFNAYAIHGSGTGRTYEALYPTPNGKYTDPDFHRLEYFHAINFRNLVPENWAPTYSSTEWDQTLLG; encoded by the exons ATGACATCAGCGTATTCCTGTTGGGTTGTCCTAAGTATAATTGTTTGGATCAGCGTTTCCATCAAAGCTTATAGCATTCCAG TTGCAATTACCAAAACATGGAATAACTTGGATGTGAATCACCCTCCCGTTCGGCTAGTCTTGGCAAAAGCAACCGGGGGTCTAGAAATAAGAGTCAACGCCCCCTTCTTTAATGACCCTAGTAACCCCGGAGGACAACCCGGACAACCATTTAATGGTCTCTGGGATTATGAAG TGGCGGAAGCCTTCTTTTTGAATGACAGAAACCAGTACATCGAGATAGAATTGTGTCC ACATGGTCAACATCTTGTTTTGTTGCTGAAGGGTTACAGAGACAGTTTTGCA AGCCAACTTCCCATGCAATTCTCTTCCtctataaataatgatacatggACAGGGACTGCGTTTGTACCAGATTCATACTTTCCACCAAAAATCACTAAATTCAATGCTTATGCTATCCACGGTTCGGGAACAGGAAGAACATACGAAGCATTATATCCGACTCCAAATGGAAAGTACACAGATCCCGACTT CCACAGACTTGAATACTTTCATGCGATTAACTTCCGGAATCTTGTTCCGGAAAACTGGGCTCCCACCTACAGTTCTACAGAATGGGACCAAACTCTGCTTGGATAA
- the LOC125678555 gene encoding UPF0462 protein C4orf33 homolog, producing the protein MTWNGSNIDHPPVQLAFLTAENGLNMRVESTFFNDPGNPGGEPGQPFQNLWDYEVVEAFFLNDKNQYLEVELCPHGQHIVLLLKGFRDCFADLLPMKYNSTIKGDTWEGTAVIPSSYFPPNVSKFNAYAIHGSGSARTYEALYPTFEGKHSGPDFHRLEYFQKIEFQTLLPQNWTSDYYSNEWQPVLL; encoded by the exons ATG ACATGGAATGGATCAAACATAGACCACCCCCCAGTTCAGCTTGCATTCTTAACTGCAGAAAATGGACTGAACATGAGAGTAGAATCCACTTTTTTCAATGACCCAGGAAATCCTGGAGGAGAACCGGGTCAACCATTTCAGAACTTGTGGGATTATGAAG TGGTTGAGGCGTTTTTTCTGAACGATAAAAATCAGTATCTGGAAGTCGAATTGTGTCC GCATGGCCAACACATCGTCTTATTGTTAAAAGGATTCAGAGACTGTTTTGCT GACTTGTTACCAATGAAATATAATTCAACAATTAAAGGGGATACATGGGAAGGAACTGCAGTCATACCTTCATCCTACTTTCCTCCTAACGTATCCAAATTTAATGCTTACGCAATACACGGCTCGGGATCCGCAAGAACATACGAGGCATTATATCCAACCTTTGAAGGCAAACATAGCGGACCTGACTT TCACCGACTTGAATATTTCCAGAAGATTGAGTTTCAAACTCTATTACCACAAAACTGGACATCGGATTACTATTCCAATGAGTGGCAACCAGtgttactttaa